A single genomic interval of Brevibacillus brevis harbors:
- the cymR gene encoding cysteine metabolism transcriptional regulator CymR, with protein sequence MKISTKGRYGLTIMMELANRCGEGPTSLRSIAQKHDLSEHYLEQLIAPLRNAGLVKSIRGAYGGYVLAKQPDEISAGDVIRVLEGPISPVEFAEEEDPAKRFLWLRIRDSISAVLDSTSLQDLISFEGDGPADNYMFYI encoded by the coding sequence GTGAAGATTTCGACGAAAGGACGTTACGGGCTGACGATCATGATGGAATTGGCCAACCGTTGCGGAGAAGGGCCGACTTCACTGCGGAGCATCGCCCAAAAACACGATTTGTCCGAGCATTATTTGGAGCAATTGATTGCACCTCTGCGTAACGCGGGTTTGGTAAAAAGCATTCGCGGCGCATATGGCGGTTATGTTCTGGCGAAACAGCCGGATGAGATTTCTGCTGGCGATGTGATTCGCGTGCTGGAAGGGCCGATCAGCCCTGTGGAATTTGCAGAGGAAGAAGATCCGGCTAAGCGTTTTTTATGGCTGCGTATTCGGGATAGTATTTCTGCTGTTCTGGATTCGACTTCACTTCAAGACTTGATCAGTTTTGAAGGCGATGGTCCTGCTGATAATTATATGTTTTACATCTAG
- a CDS encoding cysteine desulfurase family protein: protein MSDLMYFDHAATTPVHPRVVAAMTPYLTQVYGNPSSVHGAGREARKALEHARDTIADFMDADPQSLIFTSGGTEADNMAIIGAAMAQRERGRHVITSQIEHHAVLHACEFLEQAGFEVTYLPVDQTGMVCLEDLKQAVRPDTVLVSIMYGNNEVGTIQPIEEIGTFLREKGIVFHTDAVQAFGVLPVHARKLPVDMLSVSAHKINGPKGVGALYLARKVPFSPILHGGSQERKRRAGTENLAGIVGFAEATKVAGEEMAERVEKYEQMKAAMIAVWQEAGITFCLNGHSEQALPHILNVSFPGAHTETMLMNLDIAKIAAASGSACTSGSLELSHVLKAMHLDDKIALSAIRFSFGITNTVEEAKQAAIMIAAIVKRLVRE, encoded by the coding sequence GTGTCAGATCTAATGTATTTTGACCATGCAGCTACTACGCCTGTACATCCGCGGGTTGTTGCTGCTATGACTCCCTATTTGACTCAAGTTTACGGGAATCCATCCAGTGTCCATGGTGCAGGTCGCGAAGCGCGAAAAGCGTTGGAGCATGCGAGAGACACGATTGCCGACTTTATGGATGCTGATCCGCAATCGCTCATCTTTACGAGTGGCGGGACAGAAGCGGACAATATGGCCATCATCGGTGCTGCAATGGCACAGCGCGAACGTGGTCGTCACGTCATTACTTCGCAAATCGAGCACCATGCAGTCTTGCATGCTTGTGAATTTTTGGAGCAGGCAGGATTTGAAGTGACGTACCTGCCTGTTGACCAGACAGGCATGGTTTGCTTGGAAGACCTGAAACAAGCGGTTCGCCCAGATACGGTACTGGTGTCCATTATGTACGGGAACAACGAAGTAGGAACGATCCAGCCAATCGAGGAAATCGGTACCTTCCTGCGGGAAAAAGGGATTGTTTTTCATACGGATGCCGTACAGGCTTTTGGTGTACTGCCTGTCCATGCACGAAAGCTGCCTGTGGATATGCTCTCGGTATCCGCTCATAAAATTAATGGTCCAAAAGGAGTCGGCGCTTTGTATTTAGCGCGTAAGGTTCCGTTTTCCCCGATTTTGCACGGCGGTTCACAAGAGCGCAAACGCAGAGCGGGAACGGAAAATCTGGCTGGGATTGTTGGGTTTGCCGAAGCGACAAAGGTCGCTGGAGAGGAAATGGCCGAGCGGGTTGAAAAGTATGAGCAGATGAAAGCTGCGATGATCGCAGTCTGGCAGGAAGCAGGAATTACGTTCTGCTTGAATGGACATAGCGAACAGGCATTGCCGCATATTTTAAATGTGTCCTTCCCTGGTGCCCATACAGAAACCATGCTGATGAATCTGGATATCGCCAAGATTGCAGCCGCGAGTGGCTCAGCTTGTACATCCGGATCATTAGAGCTGTCACATGTTCTGAAAGCGATGCACTTGGACGATAAGATTGCTCTTTCAGCTATTCGTTTTAGCTTTGGGATTACGAATACAGTGGAAGAGGCGAAGCAGGCTGCTATAATGATTGCTGCGATTGTAAAACGTTTGGTTCGTGAATAA
- a CDS encoding methyl-accepting chemotaxis protein codes for MLARRYSIRYKLVFTILILTMLPLMVVGYIQFENARSALYKLAVSDLRYITEMKARELAVYAQEATISEGNRQKINEITREVAEDYYKPNGMVGYAYILDASGIAIFHPDPKVENTSLANEEFTQVMLAQKNGWIEYEFGGSTKVAAYKQLPNGWILVIGSYENDLLTTIESSRPMMFLLNLISATLALVTGIFIVNKLVRPLKELVLAMKRAETGDLTTQVTVRSRDELGELSSMYNEMMGVFRGMVNEVQRVAQQVAAASEELTASATESARASEQISMASSEIATGSEQQKQTVTDTVRFLSRIGGDIQLIAASTSQVNADATDANRLAQVGEGKLQELVQEMDQITDHARRTEQVIRELGSQSEQIIGIITTIRQISNQTNLLALNAAIEAARAGEQGRGFAVVAQEVRKLAEQSGEAAEEIAGLIHTIHTDILAAVSEMGTTAVAIQDGREGVAQAGDGFHQILVAVQDVSQQVHRMNDAAQAIHRDTVQLVSHSEKIAGLAETAARDTQEVAAASEEQLATSEEMTAASETLAKMAEQLSEQVKRFTI; via the coding sequence ATGTTGGCCAGACGCTACTCTATTCGCTACAAACTGGTGTTTACGATACTGATCCTAACCATGCTCCCACTAATGGTCGTCGGCTATATCCAATTTGAAAATGCACGCAGTGCGCTATATAAACTGGCGGTATCTGACTTGCGATACATAACGGAAATGAAGGCACGTGAACTGGCTGTTTACGCTCAAGAGGCAACGATTAGTGAGGGGAACAGACAGAAAATTAACGAAATAACACGCGAGGTGGCGGAAGACTACTACAAGCCAAATGGTATGGTTGGCTACGCCTATATCTTGGATGCGAGTGGAATTGCCATCTTTCATCCAGACCCGAAAGTCGAGAATACCTCTTTGGCGAATGAAGAATTCACGCAAGTCATGCTCGCTCAAAAAAACGGCTGGATCGAATATGAATTCGGAGGCTCTACCAAAGTGGCGGCCTATAAGCAGCTACCGAACGGGTGGATACTAGTCATTGGCAGCTACGAGAATGATTTGCTGACGACGATTGAGAGCAGTCGTCCGATGATGTTTCTCCTCAACCTGATAAGTGCCACCTTAGCGCTGGTCACAGGTATTTTTATTGTCAACAAGCTCGTTCGACCGCTAAAAGAGCTGGTATTGGCAATGAAGCGTGCAGAGACAGGAGATTTAACCACCCAAGTGACTGTCCGTTCCCGGGACGAGCTTGGGGAATTATCGTCGATGTACAATGAGATGATGGGGGTATTTCGCGGCATGGTCAACGAGGTGCAGCGAGTAGCCCAGCAGGTCGCGGCAGCTTCGGAAGAATTAACAGCGAGTGCGACAGAAAGTGCACGTGCTTCCGAACAGATTTCCATGGCTTCCTCGGAAATCGCTACGGGTTCCGAACAACAAAAACAAACAGTGACAGATACAGTACGCTTTTTATCTCGCATCGGTGGAGATATCCAACTCATTGCGGCCTCGACCTCTCAAGTAAATGCTGATGCCACAGACGCGAATCGATTAGCACAGGTTGGGGAAGGCAAGCTGCAAGAGCTCGTACAAGAAATGGATCAAATCACGGATCATGCCCGTCGAACGGAGCAGGTTATCCGCGAGCTTGGCTCTCAATCCGAGCAAATCATCGGAATCATCACGACCATTCGTCAAATATCCAACCAGACGAATCTATTGGCTTTGAATGCCGCCATCGAGGCAGCACGGGCGGGGGAACAGGGACGCGGCTTTGCGGTTGTGGCCCAGGAGGTACGTAAGCTGGCTGAGCAATCGGGTGAGGCGGCAGAAGAGATCGCAGGCTTGATTCATACGATCCACACAGATATTCTCGCGGCTGTGTCGGAAATGGGAACGACTGCTGTCGCTATACAGGATGGACGCGAAGGAGTGGCCCAGGCAGGAGATGGCTTCCACCAAATCCTGGTGGCCGTTCAAGACGTCAGCCAGCAAGTACATCGTATGAACGATGCAGCCCAAGCGATTCATCGAGATACAGTCCAATTGGTGAGTCACTCTGAAAAAATAGCAGGACTTGCAGAAACAGCGGCCAGAGATACACAGGAAGTGGCAGCAGCGTCTGAAGAACAGTTAGCAACCTCCGAGGAAATGACAGCAGCATCGGAAACGCTTGCGAAAATGGCTGAGCAGTTGTCAGAACAAGTAAAACGATTTACAATTTAA
- a CDS encoding ATP-dependent RecD-like DNA helicase yields MDEQQSISLFAESFIRGFVSQEIFYKEETWYGVIRLKIEETTESIKESEVIIVGNFPRPHPDELYTFYGEWKTHPRFGQQYVAKRYERETPKTLAGVERYLASGLFQGIGKKMAKRIVEQLGVDALSIIADFPERLAEVPGISEQRAKTIYDSVVEHRSLESAMVFLYDFGIGVNMALRIYQTYKLETMTVLKEEPYRLIEDVVGIGFKRADDIARATGIAASSEERVKAAALFVLQEASYSEGHVYLPVEELCEKTLRLLEECGGHDFSGDDIQLAVEALFVSSKIAWEDERVYLPSLFFAELGLAKRLRHFAERDEFGTFPTSEFYRALGAVEDELGITYAQTQRDAIEQAIKAGLMLLTGGPGTGKTTVIRGICRVFSQLHGLSLDLKKYNEENPFPIVLVAPTGRAAKRMTETTGLPAMTIHRLLGYKGESFEHDAEHPIRGRLLIVDEMSMVDIWLANQLFRAVPDDMQIIMVGDPDQLPSVGPGNVLMDMIRSELLPLVQLTEIYRQAEESTIIRLAHDVRKGNVPADLLHTTPDRRFFTSLPQEVPEAVKQICFGAVKKGYTAKDVQVLAPIYKGNAGVNRLNEELQELFNPKTPQKREVTFGETTFRTGDKVLQLVNNAEEQVFNGDMGEIVAIFFPNENAENQEMLVAAFDNREVVYKRSDYHQLTLAYCCSVHKSQGSEFPIVIMPFVKSYYRMLRRKLVYTGITRSKSFLIMCGEPDAFRAAVESDEEGVRYSYLEERLKQE; encoded by the coding sequence ATGGACGAGCAGCAGTCAATCTCGCTGTTTGCGGAAAGCTTCATTCGAGGATTTGTTTCTCAAGAAATTTTTTACAAGGAAGAAACGTGGTACGGAGTTATCCGTCTTAAGATAGAAGAGACTACCGAATCGATTAAAGAATCGGAGGTCATTATAGTCGGGAATTTTCCTCGCCCGCATCCAGACGAGCTGTACACCTTTTACGGTGAATGGAAGACACATCCTCGTTTTGGCCAGCAGTACGTAGCAAAGCGCTATGAACGTGAAACGCCGAAAACATTGGCTGGGGTTGAGCGATACTTAGCCAGTGGGTTGTTTCAAGGGATCGGAAAGAAGATGGCCAAACGAATTGTCGAGCAGCTCGGGGTAGATGCGCTGTCGATTATCGCGGACTTCCCGGAGCGATTGGCTGAGGTACCCGGCATTTCTGAACAACGTGCCAAAACGATCTACGATTCAGTAGTCGAGCATCGTTCCTTGGAAAGTGCCATGGTTTTCTTGTATGACTTCGGCATTGGTGTGAACATGGCGCTGCGTATTTATCAGACCTACAAGCTGGAAACGATGACAGTGTTGAAGGAAGAGCCTTACCGGTTGATCGAGGATGTCGTAGGAATCGGCTTTAAGCGGGCAGATGACATTGCACGAGCAACTGGAATTGCTGCTTCCTCAGAAGAACGGGTGAAGGCAGCGGCTCTCTTTGTCTTGCAGGAGGCTTCGTATTCAGAAGGACATGTTTATTTGCCTGTGGAGGAGCTTTGTGAAAAAACACTGCGCCTTCTCGAAGAGTGCGGGGGGCACGACTTTTCTGGAGACGATATTCAACTGGCCGTGGAAGCTCTGTTTGTGTCGAGTAAGATTGCCTGGGAAGATGAGCGGGTGTATTTGCCCTCGCTGTTTTTTGCCGAGCTCGGTCTTGCCAAAAGACTGCGCCACTTCGCTGAGCGGGATGAATTCGGTACGTTCCCGACATCAGAATTTTACCGTGCGTTAGGGGCGGTCGAGGATGAGCTGGGGATTACGTATGCCCAGACGCAGCGTGATGCCATTGAACAGGCGATCAAAGCGGGTCTGATGCTATTGACAGGGGGACCTGGTACGGGGAAAACGACAGTCATTCGCGGGATATGTCGCGTCTTTTCTCAGCTCCATGGATTGTCTTTGGACTTGAAAAAATACAACGAAGAAAATCCGTTCCCGATCGTTCTTGTGGCTCCTACTGGACGTGCAGCAAAACGTATGACAGAGACTACGGGTTTACCAGCAATGACCATCCATCGCTTGCTCGGTTACAAAGGGGAGAGCTTTGAGCATGACGCGGAGCACCCAATCCGTGGTCGGCTATTAATTGTGGATGAAATGTCCATGGTCGATATCTGGCTCGCCAATCAATTGTTTCGTGCGGTCCCAGACGACATGCAGATCATCATGGTTGGTGACCCTGACCAGTTGCCTTCCGTAGGACCGGGCAACGTCCTGATGGATATGATTCGATCTGAATTGCTGCCGTTGGTACAGCTGACAGAAATTTATCGGCAAGCAGAAGAGTCCACGATTATTCGGTTAGCCCATGATGTACGAAAGGGGAATGTACCGGCAGATTTGCTTCACACCACCCCGGATCGGCGATTCTTCACAAGTTTGCCACAAGAAGTTCCGGAAGCAGTGAAACAAATTTGCTTCGGAGCCGTAAAAAAAGGATATACGGCAAAAGATGTTCAGGTATTAGCCCCTATCTATAAAGGTAATGCCGGTGTTAACCGGTTGAATGAAGAATTGCAGGAGCTGTTTAATCCAAAAACGCCGCAAAAGCGTGAAGTTACCTTCGGAGAGACGACTTTCCGTACAGGAGACAAGGTCCTGCAATTAGTGAACAATGCTGAAGAACAGGTGTTTAACGGTGACATGGGTGAGATCGTCGCCATCTTTTTCCCGAATGAAAATGCGGAGAACCAGGAGATGCTGGTCGCTGCCTTTGATAACAGGGAAGTGGTGTACAAGCGTTCGGATTATCATCAGCTGACGCTTGCCTACTGCTGCTCGGTGCATAAGTCTCAAGGCAGCGAATTTCCGATTGTGATCATGCCGTTTGTCAAAAGCTACTATCGTATGCTCAGACGTAAGCTGGTCTATACCGGGATTACCCGGAGCAAATCATTCCTCATCATGTGTGGAGAGCCGGATGCGTTCCGTGCTGCTGTAGAGTCTGATGAGGAGGGGGTACGGTACAGTTACCTGGAGGAACGGCTGAAGCAAGAGTGA
- a CDS encoding PRC-barrel domain-containing protein translates to MRKAMDAVGLPVVCLQTGETIGTVRDILCDSTWHVRGVLLSEQGWFQSGTYIPTEHIHAVGESCLTVSGKDAITPLPHLAGLEPVGIVTGKTKLKGKAVITASGECLGRLEDVYFSANWEKLVGYELSNGWLADITEGRKRLPAPASVIIGEENLIVPD, encoded by the coding sequence ATGCGCAAGGCAATGGATGCAGTCGGATTGCCAGTTGTTTGCCTCCAAACAGGGGAGACGATTGGAACCGTGCGTGACATTCTTTGCGACTCCACTTGGCATGTACGAGGAGTCTTGCTGAGCGAACAGGGCTGGTTCCAATCAGGTACCTATATTCCTACCGAACATATTCATGCGGTCGGGGAGTCCTGCCTTACCGTATCGGGAAAAGACGCGATCACGCCCTTACCTCATCTCGCCGGACTAGAGCCTGTCGGCATTGTGACGGGAAAGACGAAGTTAAAAGGAAAAGCGGTGATAACCGCATCCGGAGAGTGTTTGGGGAGGCTGGAAGACGTTTACTTTTCAGCCAACTGGGAGAAACTTGTAGGGTACGAACTATCGAATGGCTGGCTTGCAGATATTACGGAAGGACGAAAGCGCCTCCCTGCACCAGCATCCGTTATCATCGGGGAAGAAAACCTGATCGTGCCGGACTAG
- a CDS encoding TerC family protein has translation MDLLLSPEFWTALLSIVIIDLVLAGDNALVIGMAARNLPAHQQKQAIIWGTVGAIVIRALATLAVVWLLKIPGLLLVGGLILIWIALKLLIQDNGHENMKASGSLGAAIWTIIVADTVMGLDNVIAVAGAAHGDFLLVVIGLIISVPIMVWGSTLILKLIEKYPIVIYIGSAVLAYTAASMVTSEKFLTPFFAAYPWVKWVFIVAVVVGVLLIGRMKSQQQKRLAEQS, from the coding sequence ATGGATTTATTGTTAAGCCCTGAGTTTTGGACCGCATTACTTTCTATCGTTATCATCGACCTGGTGCTGGCCGGGGACAATGCCCTCGTCATCGGGATGGCGGCTCGTAACCTGCCTGCTCATCAGCAAAAGCAAGCGATCATATGGGGAACTGTTGGTGCAATTGTCATTCGTGCATTGGCGACACTCGCTGTCGTTTGGTTGTTGAAGATTCCTGGTCTGCTGCTTGTAGGTGGTTTGATTCTCATTTGGATCGCCCTCAAGTTGCTGATTCAAGATAATGGTCATGAGAATATGAAGGCAAGCGGATCTCTTGGAGCAGCGATTTGGACGATTATCGTAGCCGACACAGTAATGGGCTTGGATAACGTTATCGCGGTTGCTGGTGCCGCACATGGTGATTTCCTTCTGGTAGTTATCGGTTTGATCATCAGTGTTCCGATCATGGTATGGGGTAGCACATTGATCTTGAAGCTGATCGAGAAATATCCGATTGTGATATATATCGGTTCTGCCGTATTGGCGTATACCGCTGCGAGCATGGTAACAAGCGAGAAGTTCCTCACACCATTCTTTGCCGCTTATCCTTGGGTGAAATGGGTATTCATCGTAGCTGTTGTGGTTGGTGTCCTGTTGATCGGACGCATGAAAAGCCAACAGCAAAAACGCTTGGCAGAACAATCTTAA
- a CDS encoding AI-2E family transporter, whose amino-acid sequence MDELRRSRLFAAAVWLIALLVIGNLLWLLRPVLSQLFSLIKEVLVPVILGLVIAYLLHPVVQLLEKRRVPRLMAVLLIYGSFVLVITIAIINAIPVFTKQLVELSDDIPRLMDWYYTWMSEWEARKYFLPDSISKGVDRVIIQSNEGMSHSVSKIVDNARHSMGKLFAFAIVPFIAFYFLKDMKQLHETGMSIVPKAYRKQVLIVLRDINESLGKYIHGQMIVALIVGVFAYLGYWWIGMPYPFVLAAFVCLTNIIPYIGPLIGAAPAVVIAITISTKTLLLVLVVNLIIQIVEGNILSPNIVGRSLHLHPLLIILALLVGETVGGIIGLIVAVPILAVCKVIVSRIAVMMHES is encoded by the coding sequence GTGGATGAACTTCGGCGAAGTCGTCTATTTGCTGCTGCTGTTTGGCTCATCGCACTTTTGGTCATCGGCAATCTGCTTTGGCTGCTCCGACCAGTCCTGTCACAGTTGTTTTCGCTCATAAAGGAAGTGCTCGTTCCCGTCATATTGGGACTCGTCATCGCTTACTTGCTCCATCCGGTCGTGCAATTGCTGGAAAAAAGAAGAGTTCCGCGCTTGATGGCAGTTCTGCTCATTTATGGCTCATTTGTATTGGTGATTACCATTGCGATCATCAACGCGATTCCTGTTTTTACGAAACAATTGGTGGAGCTGTCAGACGATATTCCCCGCTTGATGGATTGGTACTATACATGGATGAGTGAGTGGGAAGCGCGAAAATATTTCTTGCCGGATAGCATCTCGAAGGGTGTCGACCGGGTGATCATCCAGTCGAATGAAGGGATGTCTCATTCCGTATCGAAAATCGTGGATAATGCTCGTCATTCGATGGGAAAGCTGTTTGCTTTTGCTATCGTGCCGTTTATCGCTTTTTACTTTTTGAAGGATATGAAGCAATTGCATGAGACGGGGATGTCGATTGTTCCGAAGGCTTATCGGAAGCAAGTGCTGATTGTCTTGCGGGATATTAATGAATCCTTGGGTAAATACATACATGGACAAATGATTGTCGCCCTGATCGTAGGCGTTTTCGCATACTTGGGCTATTGGTGGATCGGCATGCCATATCCTTTTGTACTGGCTGCATTTGTATGTCTTACCAACATCATTCCGTACATTGGACCCTTGATTGGGGCGGCACCGGCAGTTGTAATCGCGATTACGATTTCCACCAAGACACTGCTACTCGTTCTCGTTGTGAATCTCATCATTCAAATCGTAGAAGGGAACATTTTGTCCCCAAACATCGTTGGTCGTTCTTTGCATTTGCACCCGCTTCTCATTATCTTGGCACTGCTGGTAGGGGAGACGGTAGGGGGGATCATTGGGTTAATTGTTGCTGTTCCGATCCTTGCCGTTTGCAAAGTGATCGTTAGCCGAATCGCTGTCATGATGCACGAAAGTTGA
- the alaS gene encoding alanine--tRNA ligase, with amino-acid sequence MKKLTGNQIRQMFLDFFVEKGHRIEPSAPLVPIDDPSLLWINSGVATLKKYFDGRIIPDNPRITNSQKSIRTNDIENVGRTARHHTFFEMLGNFSIGEYFKEEAIEWAWEFLTSPKWIGFDPALLSVTIHPEDEEAFELWSKKIGVPEERIIRLEGNFWDIGEGPSGPNTEIFYDRGEAFGNDPSDPELYPGGENERYLEIWNLVFSQFNHNPDGTYTPLPKKNIDTGMGLERMTSVIQGVDNNFETDLLFPLIEKTTEISGVKYKTSPEMDVALKVIADHARTVVFAIGDGALPSNEGRGYVIRRLLRRAVRMGKKLGVEKPFLYSLTETVGTMMGEFYPEVVQKRAFIEKVIRAEEERFHETLNDGLAILSDMVKAAKESGKTQLSGQDVFKMYDTYGFPVDLTEDFADEQGLTVDRDGFDQAMEEQRERARAARQDVDSMQIQGGPLSDLTVTSQFVGYTELVATGKVEAIILDNQLVEEAEEGQTIQVVLSQTPFYAESGGQINDEGFLISDIVKARVTDVQKGPMGQNVHSVIVEAGTLRKGDEVRAEVNREARLAITQNHTATHLLHQALKDVLGTHVNQAGSLVAPERLRFDFTHISSITPEELERIEAIVNEKVWANLSVEISNKPLAEAKAMGAMALFGEKYGDVVRVVKVGEYSLELCGGCHVNNTAEIGLFKLVSESGIGAGTRRIEAVTGRGAYQFLNQQFTTLKEVAQALKAPVLAEAPARVEGLQQQLKEVQRENESLRAKLGNIEAASLTDKLQQVDGMNVLAARVSAVDMDNLRGMVDELKNKLGSAVIVLGAVDGDKVNLVAGVTKDLMDKGIHAGKIIKEVATRCGGGGGGRPDMAQAGGKDPSKLQEALDAVVDFVKSQAVSK; translated from the coding sequence ATGAAGAAACTGACAGGCAATCAAATCCGCCAGATGTTCCTCGACTTTTTTGTAGAAAAAGGACATCGCATTGAGCCTAGCGCTCCATTGGTTCCAATCGACGATCCTTCCCTTCTGTGGATCAACAGCGGTGTGGCGACCCTCAAGAAGTACTTTGACGGCCGAATCATCCCGGACAACCCACGCATCACGAACTCGCAAAAGTCTATTCGTACAAACGATATTGAAAATGTGGGACGTACTGCTCGCCACCATACCTTTTTTGAAATGCTGGGTAACTTCTCTATTGGTGAGTACTTCAAGGAAGAAGCGATTGAATGGGCATGGGAGTTTTTGACGAGCCCAAAATGGATCGGCTTTGATCCGGCTTTGCTTTCCGTTACGATTCACCCAGAGGACGAAGAAGCATTTGAGCTGTGGAGCAAGAAAATCGGTGTTCCAGAAGAGCGAATCATCCGACTGGAGGGCAACTTCTGGGATATCGGAGAAGGCCCGAGTGGACCGAACACGGAAATTTTCTATGACCGTGGTGAAGCGTTCGGAAACGACCCGAGCGACCCTGAGCTGTACCCAGGTGGGGAGAATGAGCGCTACCTGGAAATATGGAACCTGGTATTCTCCCAGTTCAACCACAATCCAGACGGTACCTACACGCCGCTGCCTAAGAAGAACATTGATACGGGGATGGGTCTTGAGCGCATGACGTCTGTCATCCAAGGCGTAGACAACAACTTTGAGACAGACCTGCTGTTCCCACTGATCGAAAAGACTACGGAAATCTCCGGTGTGAAGTATAAAACAAGCCCTGAGATGGATGTAGCATTGAAGGTTATCGCTGACCATGCACGTACGGTTGTGTTTGCGATCGGTGACGGTGCGCTTCCATCCAATGAAGGACGTGGCTACGTCATTCGCCGTCTGCTTCGCCGTGCCGTACGTATGGGGAAAAAGCTGGGCGTAGAGAAGCCATTCCTGTACAGCTTGACTGAGACAGTAGGTACGATGATGGGTGAGTTCTACCCAGAGGTAGTCCAAAAGCGTGCGTTCATCGAAAAAGTCATTCGTGCCGAGGAAGAGCGTTTCCACGAGACATTGAACGACGGTCTGGCGATCCTGTCTGACATGGTGAAGGCAGCAAAAGAAAGCGGAAAGACACAACTGTCTGGTCAAGATGTCTTCAAAATGTACGATACGTATGGATTCCCTGTTGACTTGACAGAAGACTTCGCAGACGAGCAAGGGCTGACTGTCGATCGCGATGGCTTTGATCAAGCGATGGAAGAACAGCGTGAGCGTGCACGTGCAGCACGTCAAGATGTAGACAGCATGCAAATCCAAGGTGGTCCATTGTCTGATTTGACGGTTACGAGCCAATTTGTTGGTTATACTGAATTGGTAGCAACAGGTAAAGTTGAAGCGATTATTTTGGACAACCAGCTGGTAGAAGAAGCAGAAGAAGGTCAAACCATACAAGTCGTTCTGAGCCAAACTCCTTTCTATGCAGAAAGCGGCGGTCAGATCAATGACGAAGGTTTCCTGATTTCTGATATCGTGAAAGCACGTGTGACAGATGTACAAAAAGGACCAATGGGTCAAAATGTACATTCCGTCATCGTCGAAGCAGGTACCCTGCGCAAAGGCGATGAGGTTCGCGCGGAAGTGAACCGTGAAGCACGTCTGGCTATCACCCAAAACCATACAGCGACTCACTTGCTGCATCAAGCACTCAAGGATGTCCTGGGAACGCATGTCAATCAGGCAGGTTCCTTGGTAGCACCAGAGCGTCTCCGTTTTGACTTCACTCACATTAGCTCCATTACGCCAGAAGAGCTGGAACGTATCGAAGCGATCGTGAATGAGAAGGTGTGGGCAAACCTGAGTGTCGAGATCTCCAACAAACCATTGGCTGAAGCAAAAGCGATGGGCGCGATGGCGTTGTTCGGTGAAAAATACGGCGACGTTGTACGCGTCGTAAAAGTGGGCGAATACAGCTTGGAGCTGTGCGGTGGATGCCATGTGAACAATACCGCGGAAATCGGTCTGTTCAAGCTGGTTAGCGAGAGCGGTATCGGCGCAGGTACACGCCGGATCGAAGCAGTAACAGGACGCGGTGCTTACCAGTTCTTGAACCAGCAGTTCACTACACTCAAAGAAGTGGCGCAAGCACTTAAAGCACCAGTGCTGGCAGAAGCACCTGCACGTGTAGAAGGTCTGCAACAACAATTGAAAGAAGTTCAGCGCGAAAACGAGTCCCTCCGTGCAAAACTGGGGAACATCGAGGCAGCGTCGTTGACGGATAAACTCCAACAAGTAGACGGCATGAATGTACTCGCTGCACGTGTTTCCGCTGTCGATATGGACAACCTGCGCGGCATGGTAGATGAGCTGAAAAACAAACTCGGTTCCGCTGTCATTGTGTTGGGTGCAGTCGATGGGGACAAGGTGAACCTCGTTGCAGGTGTAACCAAAGATCTCATGGATAAAGGTATCCACGCTGGCAAGATCATCAAGGAAGTCGCAACTCGCTGCGGTGGCGGCGGTGGTGGACGTCCTGATATGGCACAAGCTGGCGGTAAGGACCCATCCAAGCTGCAAGAAGCACTGGATGCAGTGGTTGACTTCGTGAAGAGTCAAGCAGTATCGAAATAG
- a CDS encoding IreB family regulatory phosphoprotein, which produces MSSLDNTMKFTVPKEANAADVQETLTEVYKALQEKGYNPITQIVGYLLSGDPAFIPRHNNARSLIGKLERDKIIEELVTVYLSERK; this is translated from the coding sequence GTGAGTTCGTTGGATAATACCATGAAATTCACGGTGCCCAAGGAAGCGAATGCGGCGGATGTGCAAGAAACATTGACAGAGGTGTACAAAGCCCTGCAGGAAAAAGGATACAACCCGATCACCCAGATCGTAGGTTACTTGCTTTCTGGCGACCCGGCGTTTATCCCACGCCACAACAACGCGCGGAGCCTGATCGGCAAATTGGAACGGGACAAAATCATAGAAGAGTTGGTGACCGTTTACTTGTCAGAGCGCAAGTAG